A segment of the Nitrospirota bacterium genome:
ACTACAAAGGCTATGTCGGCGACGTGGCCAACGGGTGGCAAACATCCAACGCGCAAACCGTTCCGCCGACGCAATATATCCGCGACAGCATTTGGGACAATGTGGACTTCAAGCACCAGGTCTATACGGAGGCGGTCAACATGGGCCCCTTCAACGACGGGGACAAGACGACCGTGATCCGCGATCTGGATAGTCAACTGAGCGGCCTGAGGGTCGTGGACGGCGGCGGCCATTCCGATCCCAATGTCGTGCCGATCTCGCTCAACAGCGTGGACTACTTTGCCACAGATTTCACCGTGGACGAGCCCCATTCGCGAGGCCCGAACGATTTCCGCTCAACCTCGCTCATGAGCCCGCACAAGTATGCCACGCTGAACATCGAATCGGTGAACAACCCGCCGTATGGCGGCACGGGAACGTGCCCAGCGAGCAATGCAGGTGCTAATTATATCCCCACGTGCTTTCGCGTGGTGGTTCAGCGGGACATGCCCGCCTACGGCGATACAGTCTTTCCGAGCCTGTTTCTGAATGGTCGCGGCCAATTACCGATCTATGAACCCTTTGTCATGGATCGGATGGGCTACGTGGTTTACGGGGCGCAAGGCACTGAAAACAATCCGCCGTATACTCTCACGGCCCTTCAGAATCAGCTTCTCTTCAGCTATACCGACCCGGGCGTGAAGAAGACGGGGGAGTTTTTCGTCAATCGCGTCGCGGTCTATCAACCGGTGACGACGCCGGCCAACATCAAGGTCTATCGGATTCGCCGTCAGTGGGGAGGGCAACTCTACGGGAACTCGCCGTTGTCGTACCCGCCCAATTTCATTCCGCCGGGGGGCGCCGGCAATACCTGTGATGGCATATTCAGTCAAAACCAAAGCACGAAGGAGACGAAGTGGCAAGATTGTCTCAACCGCGCCAGGAACGTATCGCCGTATGCCGGTGGGATGACTATACCGGCAGCAATGGGTGCAACCCAGGCGGATCAATGGAAGAACTTTGAGGCGCCCTACAAGACCCTGATGGCAATCAAGAACCCGCAGTCGTCCGACATAGCGACCTTCATCGCCAATCAGACTTTCTTCTACGACACCACCAGCGGCCTGCTGTACTTCTACATGATCGAGGATAAACCGGTGCAGAGCCAGTATTCCCCTTTTGGCACCTGCGATGCGGCCAATTACAATACCGGCAACAATTACGTCTCGCAAATACAGAAGATCAAGGCATTTAGCGATCCGAACAGCGTGCAAGCCGCCTTGGATGCTTCCTGCCTGGTCAGCGGCGGTGCACCCCATCACAATGACCTATTTGTGTGCAATGAAAACGGCTGCGCGGCCTATCTGGTCGATTTTTCCACGGCTGTCGTAACGACTCCTACCGTATTACCGTCCACACCGCCGCACCCCATATCCAGGACCGACTACAGCGCCTGGAACCAGTACCACCTCGTCTATGGCACACCAGCACAACAGCCCAACGGAGTGCCGGTCCCGGCCACAGCGCCGACTGACGGCACAGCCTTGCCCGCCTTCAAGGCACCGGTTGATGGAACGGCTCCCCCAACCGGAAACAACATTACCTATAACTTTTTGCCGCTATCGGGCGGACCGAATAATGGCGGTCCGTTCCCGGTCACGGAAAATTTCCGCTATCATTGCGTCATCACGCCGCCTTGGGCGCCGGTAAACGCCAGAGGCACCTATCCCGCCGGAGGGGGCACGAACTATCACCTCGCGCAGTTGGTTTGCCAGTCACCTTAGAGCCCGCTCAAGGAGGATTGCATGCAAGGTTACGAATGGATAAGACCTGCGGCTCTCGCCGGGCTGCTCTGCGCGGCGGCGGGTATTTCGGCGGTCCCCGTCCAGGCCGAGTGGTACGTGGGCGGCACGATCGGCGCGACCATCCCCAACGGCCTGACCGACACAACCGGCACGGGACAGCAAGGCGGCACCTTGACCACCTTCACCCAGCAGACGACGCTCTCCTACGGGGGCAAGGTGGGCTATTTCTTCGAGAGCCACAAGTGGCTGGGCGTGGACATGGACGTCTCCAATTCGACGCCGCACATCAATCCCAAACAGACGGCGGTGACCGGTGGTACAGGCTTGGGTGCGAACGGCGGGCAGAATCTGCGCATGACGGTCTGGTCCACGAATCTGGTGGCCCGCTATCCGGGCGAGAGGTTTCGTCCCTACGTCGGCGGCGGGCTCGGCGTCTTTTTCGCCAATGCCGACGGGGTCTCGTCATCGAACTGGACGCCGGGCGCCAACGCCTTCGGAGGGCTCAACATCCTGCTGATCGAGCACGTGTCCATGTCTCTCGAATACCGGTACCACTATGCGCGCCTCAGCTTCGACAACGTGCTGGGACCGGGACGGGGCTTTGAAGCCAATTACTCCGCGAACACGCTGAACCTCGGGCTCAACTACCACTTCTGAAAATTGTCTCAGTCAGGGGGACGTTATGACGACACCGACGCCGGTCTCTTTCACGCGACACATGACAGCCGCGCTGGTTTCCATCATGGGCCTGCTCCTGTTGCTGCAAGGCTGCGGCAGCAGCGACGAGGTGCAGATCAAGGGGGAGTACTGCCCGCTCCCGCCCAGCGTGGCGGATGAGGACCGGAATAACATCAAGAAATTCAGCGCGGACGTCAGCGGGATTATCAAGTCGGTGGCCGGCATCAACGCCGCCGGGGACATTCAGGGCGCGCTGGAGAAGTATTATCCGGCCGCGCACGACGTGAACCGGGTCTACGCATTGAGCTACGCCGCCTGCGTAGCCTGCCGCCTCGACCCCACAGACGTGAAGGGCTGCGCCCAGCGGTTTGACCAGATTATCAACGCGAACAATGCCAAGCGCGAGGAAAGCGCGCGGACGGCGGACGCCTACCGCAAGCAGGTGCTCGACCCGATTCAAGGCACGCCAGGGACGAAGTAGTCCGTCCGGAAGAGGGGCTCCGTCTCCGCCACGCCCTCCTGCATCTGGGAATCACGTTGAGATGTGCTCGGCCGGACGTCGCCGTTTCGCACGTCCGAGCCGGGAGCCGCGTCGGCCAGCACGAACCGCTTTCCAACAGTCAGACGGAGTAGTTCACGGTTTCCTGGTTGAGGACTTTTTCGCTCAACCCCGTCACTTCCGTGGTCCGGCCAGGGATGGGAATTCCCGCTCGATTCAGGGTATGATGTTCGCCGTTATGGCCGGGACACAGCGCCCTCATCACCAGCGCATCGCAGACATTCAGAAAGCCCTCCAAGAGACATCGGACCTCGACGGCTGGCTGTTCTACGATTTCCGCGGGAGCGATCCGCTCGCCTACCGGGTGCTCCGGCTCGATCCGGCCAGACACGTGACCCGGCGCTGGTACTACTGGGTGCCGGCGACCGGCGAGCCGGTCAAGCTGATGCACAAGATCGAGCCCCACGTGCTGGAGGAGCTGCCCGGCGAGACCCAATTCTACATGTCCTGGCAGTCGCTCGGCGCCTGCCTGTCGCGCGTCCTCGCCGGCGTCAAGCGGGCGGCGATGCAGTACTCCCCGCAGAACGCGATCCCCTACGTCTCCCGGGTGGACGCGGGCACCGTCGAGCAGGTTCGCGGCTTCGGGGTCGAGGTGGTCACCTCGGCGGACCTCGTCCAGCGGTTCGAAGCGGTCTGGGACGACCAACAGTTGGCCACGCACCGGGTCGCGGCCGAAGCGCTGCGCCGGATCGTGGACGAGGCCTTCCGGCACGTGGGCGCTTCCATCGCGGCGCACCGCTCCCTCACGGAGTACGACCTCCAGCAGTTCATCCTTTCCCGGTTCAAGGAGTACGGGCTGGTGACCGCCACCCCGCCGATCGCGGCGGTCAACGCCCACAGCGCCGACCCCCACTATAGTCCGGCGCCGCAGGGGGCCTCCGTGATCGCCGAGGGGGATCTGGTGCTGATTGACTTGTGGGCCAAGCAGCCGGCGCCGCGGTCGGTCTATGCGGACATCACCTGGACCGGCTACGTGGGCCGCACGGTTCCGCCCAGGCAGAGCGAGATCTTCGCAATCGTGCGCCGGGCCCGCGACGCCGCCCTGGAGTTCGTCAAGGCGAGGGTCGCCGCCGGAGACTTCCCCTGCGGCTGGGAGGTGGACGAGGTCAGCCGGAACGTGATCCGCGACGCCGGCTACGGCGTGAAGTTCTTCCATCGGACCGGCCATTCGATCGGCGAGGAAGTGCACGGCAACGGCGCGAACATCGACAATCTGGAGACGCGCGACGGCCGGCGCCTCCTGCCCCGCACCTGCTTCTCGATCGAGCCCGGAATCTACCTGGAAGGCCAGTTCGGCATCCGCAGCGAGCTGGACGTCTACCTGTCGGACCGGGAGGCGGTCGTCTACGGGCTCCCGCTGCAGACCGAAATCGTCGCCATGCTGGCGTAGGCCCGAGGCTAGAGGTCCGCGGCGAGAGGTTATAGCTCTCCCTTCATAACCTAGAGCCTCTCGCCCCTTGCCCTTGACCCGCTCCGCTTGACACCATTCCGCTCCACCGGCTAGAGTTTGCCTGGGCGCAATGGCCGCGCCAAAGGACGTACGCCCATGTTCGGCACACTCGGATTCTCAGAGCTCATCATCATCCTAGCCATCGTCCTGATCATCTTCGGCGCCGGGCGGCTGCCGCAGATCGGCGAGGGGCTCGGCAAGGCCCTCAAGAGCTTCAAGAAAGAGGTGCACGAGGCGCCGCCTCCCGTGGACCCCGGCGCCGCCCAGCCCCAACCGGCACCGATCGAAGAGGCCCAGGTGGTACAGACGCCCGCTGCCTCCTCGGCGACTGGCTCGCCCGCTCCGGCAGCGGCCCAGCCGGCCGCCGCCAAGCCGTACGTGCCCGGTCCGGAGCTGACGCCGGGGACGACCGCGGCATTGATGGCCCAAGCCGCGCCCCAGCCCTACCAGCCCCCGAAGCCGAAGGTCGCTCCGCAGCCGGCCGCAAGGCCGGCGGCTCCCGCCGCGTCGGCGGGTGGGGGACGCGCTGAAGGGGAGACACGGGGACAGGGTGTGGCTCCGCCTCCACCGACGATGGAACAGCGGACGACGCAGCCCCCGCCGGTGCAGCGGGCTCAGTATCCTCCCCTGCCTCCGACCGCCCAGGCCAAGCCTCAGCAGAAGCGGCCGTCGGCTGTCGTGAACAGGGATGCCGTGGCCCGGGTCATGGCCCAGCAGGCCGCGCTCAAACAGAAAGCGGCGCAACCGGCGGGGGCCAAGTCGGCTCAGGGTAGCGGGTTGTCTTCGCAGGACATGCAGAGCCTCGGCGAAGGGCTCGGCGATGCGCTGCGCACGTTCCGCCAGGCCGTCTCGGACGTGCGGGGCACGATTGATCCCGAGATGCGGACGATTCAGGCCGAGATGGATGCGGCGCAGAAAGAGATTGAGCAGTCAATCGAGGCCGCCAAGCAGATGCCCGACGTGCAGGAAGAGCCCCCCAAGCAGTCGTAATTCGTCATCCGTCAATCGTCAATTGGTTAGAGTTTTCCCCGCACGAATGACGGACGACGAATGACGAGCAACGACTCGCCGTGCCGCGCTGCATGACCCCCAGTGCCATTCTCGCCGGTCTCCTCTGCTCCCTGTTTGCTGGCTGCGAGGTGCAGTCGCCCCCGCCCGATTCCGGATCGGTGGTGCCGCGGCTCGTGGGGTTGTTGAAGGACCGCGAGCCGGAAGTGCGGCGCATGGCCGCCCTCTCTCTGGGCAAGGTTGCCGAGCCGGAGGCCGCGCCCGCCCTCGTGGGAGGGCTGGGAGACCCCGATCCCCTCGTGCGTCAGCACAGTGCCTGGGCGCTGGGCCACCTGGGTGACGCGGTGCTCGATCAGGCTGGCCCGGCGCTGATCCGCAGCCTGCACGATCCGATCCCCGCTGTGAAGGAGGAGGCGGCGCGGGCCATCGGCCGGATCGGCGCGACGCGGGACATGGTCGAATTGTTGATGGACGAGATGGACGGGCCGGACGCGGCGACGCGACGCGCCGCAGTGCAGGCCCTGACCTGGCTGGAAGCCCCCGCCGCGGTGCCGGCCCTCTTCACGGCACTGGGGGATGAAGACGCGTTGGTCCGTCAGGGGGCGGTGGCGGCGCTGGGAGAGCTGGCCGAGCCGGACGCCATCCCGGCCTTGCGAAATCGCTTGCTCCGGGACGAAGCCCCCGGCGTCCGCGCGGAGGCGGCCTTTCGCCTCGGCAAGATCGGCGACGAGTCCATCCTGCCCCTCCTCCGGTACATCTCCACGAAGGACGAGGACCCTGGCGTCCGCCGCTGGGCGGCCTGGGCGGTGACGGCGCTTACGCAAGGATGAAGTAGGAAGGATGAATGCAGAACGATGAACGAGGAACGATCGAGCCCCCCATTCATCGTTCAGCATTGATCGTTCATCGTTGTCGAGGGGACGCGTCCATGGCGCAGCGGAAGCCGAGGGTGTTGAGTTGGGTGTCCGGATCGTCCCGGTTCCGCAGCGCGGCTTGCGCCAGAAAGCCTTCGTAGTTCCAGCCCCCGCCGCGATAGACCTTCTCTTCCCCCTTCTCCGGGCCGGTGGGATTCTTGCGAGGGCTCCGGGCATAGTAGTCCTTGTCGTACCAGTCCGCCACCCATTCCCAGACGTTCCCCGCCAGGTCGTAGACTCCGTAGGGGCTTCGGCCGGATGCGAAGCTGCCGACCGGGGCCAGGGTCTCGTAGCCGATCCAGCGCGCCTTCCCGAACAGCCCGTACTGGTCCGTCGGCGGCTCGTTCCCCCACGGATAGAGGCGTCCGTCCGTGCCCCGCGCGGCCTTCTCCCACTCGGCCTCCGTCGGCAACCGCTTGCCGACCCACCGGCAGTAGGCGTCGGCGCTGAGCCAGCTCACGCCGACGATGGGCCGATGTTTGTCCCGGGCGAGGTTGATCTCGTCGAAATGGCGCGGCGGCTGCCGGCCGGTCGATTCGAGGAACGTGATGTATCGTCCCACCGTGACCTCGTGCCGATCGAGGTGGAACGAATCCAGGTAGACCCGGTGGACGGGGGCGGCGCCGGCCAGCTCCGCACTGCCCATCGTGAACTCGCCGGCCGGGATCAGGACCATCGGCGCCCCGTCCTTGCCGGCAGGCTCGCGGGGGGCGGCGACGGGAGCCAGCAGGAGCACGGTGAGCAGGCAGCCGACCCAGACGGCGGCGCGTGTCACCGTTTGCCCTCGTCGGTGCGTTGGAGGGAGGCGACCAGCGCCTGCACCCGCTCGCGGACGCCTGCCGCGATCTGCGTGAAGCGCACGCCCATGCCGGGAAAGAAGGTGTAGTGGTCCGACTTTGGGCAGACCCAGGCCACCGCGCCCTTTGCGGACAGCCATTCGGTGGGACGATCGGGCAGAGCGAACTCCAACGCCAGCTCCGTGCCGACCGGCAGCGGGGAGGTGCTCTCGATGAAGAGCCCGCCGCCCCCGATGCCCGAGGCGCGGGTTTCGGCCTCCACGCCGGCGGCGGTTCGGTAACGGACGCGGATGACGAGGGAGACGCGGGGATGGGCACGCGCCTCGGTCCGCGGAGGCGGGTAGGTTTCCTGGATCAGCTCGATGACGGCGGCCCAGGTCACCGTGCCCAGATTTTCTCCGGAGGGCCCGATCAACGAGATCGTTTCCTTGGCGACGTCCACCTCCAGCGACTTGCCCTGGTGGGCCTCGCTCACGGCCACCGGCCAGCGTTTGCGCGGGCCGTTCGCGTTCTTCTGTTTCATGGCCGCCCAGTATAGCGCAGACCGCGCCGTTGGCGAAGCGGCGGCGCGGTTTTGAACGACTTGGGCTCCAACGAAAAGGGGCGCCCGGCTGGGCGCCCCTTGACCACGCTCGTCGCCCGTACTCGGTCGTCGCTACGCGCTCTTCATCTCCTTGTCCTGCTCGAAGAGGCGGATCGGCTGGCTCTTCCCGAGGATGACCTCCTCGGTGATCACGACCTCCTTGATCAGTTTCTGGGAAGGCACGTCATACATCAGCTCGAGCATCACTTCCTCGAGGATCGCCCGGAGGCCGCGGGCCCCGGTCCGCTGGGTGTAGGCCTTGCGCGCGATCGCCCCCAGGGCCCCCTCGGTGAACTTGAGCTTGACCTTCTCGAAGGACAGCAGCTTCTCGTACTGCTTGGTCAGGGCGTTGCGCGGCTCGGTCAGGATGCGGATGAGCGCCTTCTCGTCCAGGTCCTCGAGCGTCGCCACGACCGGCAGCCGCCCGACGAACTCGGGGATCAGCCCGTACTTCAAAAGGTCCTCCGGCTGGACTTGGGCCAGCATCTCGCCCAGACGGCTCTCGTGTTTCCCGCGCACCTCGGCGCCGAAGCCCATCGTTTTTTTGTTGAGCCGCTGTTCGATGATCGTTTCGAGCCCCACGAAGGCGCCGCCGCAGATGAAGAGGATGTTGCTCGTGTCCACCTGGATGAATTCCTGGTGGGGATGCTTCCGGCCGCCCTGCGGAGGGACGTTCGCCACGGTGCCCTCGATCAGCTTGAGAAGGGCCTGCTGCACGCCCTCGCCCGACACGTCGCGCGTGATCGAAGGGCTGTCGCTCTTGCGGCTGATCTTGTCGATCTCGTCGATGTAGACGATGCCGCGCTCCGCCCGCTCCACGTCGTAGTCGGCGGCCTGCAGCAGCTTGAGGATGATGTTCTCGACGTCCTCGCCCACGTAGCCGGCCTCGGTCAGCGTGGTCGCGTCGGCCAGCGTGAAAGGCACGTCCAGGTAGCGGGCCAGCGTCTGGGCCAGCAGGGTCTTCCCCGTGCCGGTCGGCCCGACCATGAGGATGTTGCCCTTCTGAAGCTCGACGTCGTCCACCTCGTTGGCCGAGATGCGCTTGTAATGGTTGTGGACGGCGACCGAGAGGATCTTCTTCGCCCGATCCTGGCCGATGACGTACTGGTCCAGATGGTGCTTGATCTCGGCGGGCTTGCGGAGCTTGGACGAAATCTCCTCCTTGGCTTCCTCCCAGTCCTCCGCGATGATGTCGTTGCAGAGGTTGACGCACTCGTCGCAGATGTAGACCGTGGGTCCGGCGATCAGCTTGCGGACCTCGTCCCGGCTCTTGCCGCAGAAGGAGCACCGCAGGTGGCGATCCGTCTTCTCCTGTTTAGGCATGCCGCCTCCCCTCGCCCGGTTGGCCGCTACTTGTCTTTGGAGCCGTCCCGATCCGATTCCTTGCCCGCGTCCTTCAACAGTTCCTTGGCCACCTTGGGCGCGCGCGTGATCACTTCGTCAATGAGCCCGTACCGCTTGGCCTCGTCGCCGGACATGAAATAGTCCCGTTCCGTGTCCTGGGCGATCTTGTCGAGCGGCTGGCCCGTGTGCTTGGCCAAGATATCGTTCAGCCGCTCGCGAATCTTGAGGATCTCGCGGGCGTGGATGTCGATCTCGGTGGCCTGCCCCTGGAACCCGCCCATGGGCTGGTGGATCATGATGCGGGCGTTGGGCAGCGCGAAGCGCTTCCCCTTGGTGCCGGCCGCCAGCAGCAGCGCGCCCATGCTGGACGCCTGCCCCAGGCAGATCGTGTTGATCGGCGGCTTGACGTACTGCATGGTGTCGTAGATGCCCAGGCCGGCCGTCACGCTGCCGCCGGGGGAATTGATGTAGAGGTTGATGTCCTTCTCCGGGTCCTCGGCCTCCAGGAACAGCAACTGGGCGATGATGAGGTTGGCGAACACGTCGTCGACCGGTGCGCCGAGGAAGATGATCCGGTCCTTGAGCAGGCGCGAATAGATGTCGTAGGCGCGCTCGCCGCGGTTGGTCTGTTCAATGACGATGGGCACTAACATAATCCCGACCTGTCCTTTCTTCTCGGTTCAGGAAACCGGCACAATCTTACCACATTTTTCGTTTTTCGCCGCACGCCGCGCGATCACGTCGCCGAGACCGAGCTACCCCTGGATGACGGCGTGACGGTAGACGAAGTCCAGGGTCTTGTCGGCCAGAATCCGGCCGCGGAGCTCGTCCAGGGAGTCCTCGCCGCCCGCCTGGATCAGTCGCTGAAGCTCTTCCACGGACAGCCGGAGGTCCTTCGCCAGCCGCTGGAGCTCGGCCGCCACGTCTTCCTGGTTGACCGTCAGCCCTTCCTTTTCTGCGATCGCCTCCAGGATCAGGCCGACCTTCACGCGGCGGGTTGCCTCGGGGCGCAGCTCCTCCTGCAGCTTCTTGATCTCATCCTGCCTGACGGCCGGCTCCTCTCCCGCTCCCGCTTTCCCCCGCTGCCGGGACCGCGCCTGGACCTGCTGCCGGACCATCGCCGCCAATTCCCGCTCGACCAGCGTCTCGGGGATGTCAAAGTGATGGGTCTCGACGAGCCGCTTCAGGATGGCGTCCTTGTGAGTCTCCTCGACGTCCTTCTTGAGCGCCGCTTCCATCTCGGCGCGGAGCTTGTCTTTCAGCTCCGCCAGGGAGCCATAGGGGCCGCAGTCCTTGGCAAACTCGTCGTCCAGCGGCGGCAGCGCCTTCTGCTTGACCGACGCCACCTTGACCCGGAAGACCACCGTCTTGCCGGCCAGCCGGTGGTCCGGGTGCGCCGCGGGATAGGGCTGCGGAATCTCGACGAACTCGCCTTCCTTCTTGCCCACCAGGGCCTGGTCCACCTCGAGGCCGAGGACCGGCGTCTTGGCCCCGATCTTCACGAGTTGTCCCTCCTGCTTGGCGCCTTCCACCGGGGCCAAGTCCAGGAACCCCTCCACGTTGACGGAGGCGTAGTCGCCCTCCTTGAGCGCCGTACCCGCGGGGGCGGCTTGCAGTTTCGCCTGCTGCTCCCGCAGGGCCTCCAGCGTCTGGCTCACCTGCTCGTCGGTGATCGTGCGCTTATCTGGCTTGAGTGAGATCGGGTTGGGCGGCTTGTAATCCCGCAGATCGATCTTGGGCTTGATCTCGACGGTGGCGGTGAAGGTGAAGGGGGCGTTCTTCCGGATCTTCACCCGCTCCATGGGCGGCACTTCCACCAGCACCGGCACGATCCCCGCCTGCCTGATGGCGCGGTCATAATAGTCCGGGATCAACCGACGGACGAGGTCCTCCTCCACGGCCTTGGCGTACCGTTTTTCCAGGAGGGCCAGCGGGGCCTTCCCGGGCCGGAAGCCGGGGATGTGCACCTGTTTGTTGAGCTCGGCGTAGGCCTGCGCGAACTGCCGGTTGACTTCCTCTTCGGGCACCTCGATCTTGAGGGCCCGCTTGACTGGTCCAAGTTCCGTGACTTCGAGCTTCATGCGGTGCGGCAACCTTGGGTTGGGTGGGGAGACGTTTCAGCGCGAACCAACACGAGGGTGGTGCGAGAGGGGGGACTTGAACCCCCACGGTTTCCCACGAGATCCTAAGTCTCGCGCGTCTGCCAGTTCCGCCACTCTCGCACTCTGTCGGTGAGCGTCAGCCACGCACGTCAGGATCACAGCAAGTCCCCTGCACGTCCGTATCCTTGTACAGGCCGCCACGCCCTACTGTCAACAGGGAGCGGGCGTTGCTGCGGGGGCCGGCCGGCGGCCCGGCGCGCGTCGCGCTCCGCTCTGGCGCAGGGTTCGGGAGGGGGGGTATACTGTGACTGATACGCGGGGGCAGCTCCGGAGCATACCGTTGAGGGCCGGCACCGCGGAGTCGATCCTGCTACCGCTCCGACGACCGAGTCCCGCGCGCCGCCGGCGCTCCCCCCGCCCTGTAGAGCCTCTGGGCGATGCTATGCGGTCATTCCCATTCCTCGCACGCCTCGGACGAATTGCTCAGACGGAGGGGAGGTGCGTCATGATACGTCTTGTGCTCGTTATCGCCATCTTTATCGCAGCCCAGCTCACCGGGTCGGAGGGGTGGGCGTATCGGGACTATTTTACGCCGGAGCAGAAGGCGCAGTTGGCCAAGGTGCAGATGGTCCGCTTGGAAGTAATCGCCCTGACGGACAAGGGCAAGGCGGACCCGGGCCCCATCGCCGAGGTGGTCACGCGCCGACTCCAGGAGTTGGGCTACGAGGTCGTCACGGACTCGACCAAGCCCTCCGACGTGGAGTTCAAGGTCAAGTGCGAGCAGCGGAAGACCTGGGAAGGGACGACCCCGCAGGGGGGCGACGCGGACCTGCCCGATTCCCCCTCGCGGGTGTGGAAGGGGCCGGCCTGCCAGCTCAACTACCTGCTCGGGGGGACCAGGGTGAAGTGGCAGAAGGAGGTCCGTACCGACTTTGAAGACGCAGTGCAGGCGGCGCAGAAGGCCAACGCGGCCGACCCGGGGGACTATGCGCTCGGGGACCTCAAGAAGCGGCTCGGCCAGTATGACTTCCCCGTGCTCCTGGCCGCCGAATGGGGCCATCACGAGCGACTCGTCAAGCTGCTCGATGATCCCGGCACCAACGAGCTCCGCAAGCTGAAGATCATCTCGCTGCTGGGGGAGATGCTCGCGGACGAGGCGCTGCCCAAGCTCAGGGAGGCGCTCAAGGACAAGGGGCTCGCCAAGCAGGCGGCGGTGGCGCTGGGCAACGTCGGCAAGGAGAGCATCCCGATCCTCATCGACATGCTCAAAAACTCCAAGGATCCCGAGTTGCAGGCCGCGGCGGCCAAGGGACTGGGACAGGTGGGCA
Coding sequences within it:
- a CDS encoding HEAT repeat domain-containing protein; protein product: MIRLVLVIAIFIAAQLTGSEGWAYRDYFTPEQKAQLAKVQMVRLEVIALTDKGKADPGPIAEVVTRRLQELGYEVVTDSTKPSDVEFKVKCEQRKTWEGTTPQGGDADLPDSPSRVWKGPACQLNYLLGGTRVKWQKEVRTDFEDAVQAAQKANAADPGDYALGDLKKRLGQYDFPVLLAAEWGHHERLVKLLDDPGTNELRKLKIISLLGEMLADEALPKLREALKDKGLAKQAAVALGNVGKESIPILIDMLKNSKDPELQAAAAKGLGQVGNINPDPRIIPTLLEMLDPPSGIDIRVQIEVAWALGRLPDKKAEAPLKALDRKLQKLRDPDDLMLKKLKEAVFWSIKQIDTYDMFS